The nucleotide sequence GTCCTTGATGTCGAAGAGGATGCCGTCACCCATGCAGGCTCCGGCGGCGAGGTCCTTCTCCGGCAGCACGGTGATGTCGTGGCAGCCGGTGGTCTTGGAGACGCCCGGGTTGGTGGGCCCACCGGGGTTGCCGCCGCCGTCCGGGCCCTCGCCCGGGAAGAGGACCGGGAAGGAGACGACCGCGGCCTTCTCGGGGGACTTGCGCGGCACCTTGATGACCGAGATGCCGTCGTGCGGGGGCTGGCAGTCCGGGAACGCCGCGTTCGGCGAGTACGAGGAGACGTAGACGTACACGTCCCGCTTCTTGGGCACCAGCGTGTGGGTGTGCGAGCCGCAGGCGGTCTCGACGGCGGCGACGTACTTGGGGTTGCGGACGTCGCTGATGTCGAAGATCTTCATGCCCTCCCACGACTCCTTGACGGAGGCGGGCTGCGTGGTGCTGGCGCAGGAGTTGTCGCTCCGGGAGGAGTCCGTCGAGAGGAACAGCAGGTCGCCGGAGACGGAGATGTCGTTCTGGGAGCCGGGGCAGAGGACCTGGGCGACGGTCTTCGGGGCCTTCGGGTTGCTGATGTCGAAGATCCGGAAGCCGTCGTAGTTGCCGGCGAAGGCGTACTTGCCCTGGAACGCGAGGTCCGTGTTGAGGCTCTGGAGGGCGTCCTTGGGGATGTTCGCGAGGTGCTCGATGTTCGAGCTGTGGACGATCTCGTCCACGCCGGGTATCTCACCGCTCCGGATGGCGGAGCGCGCCTCGGCGGCCTGCTCCGAGGAGACCTTGCCCTGGGCGGGCGCGTCGCCGGGGTCGGGGGTCGCGGTGGCGGGTCCGGCCACGAGCAGCGTGGCCAGCAGGCCCGCCGCGGCGGATGCCACGCCCAGGCGTCTGAGCCGGGCACGCGGATCGCGCGTGTGGGACGTGGTACGCGGGGTACGCAACGAAGTCACTCCGTCCTCCCTGGTATCCGTTCAGCGTTGAACGGGTGTTGGACCCCGGCAGTATCTTCCTTGCCGTGCACATCTCAACAGATGGCAACACAGACGTAATGAAGGTTTTTGATCGGTCAAGCCGAGAATGGTGCTAGGAACGGTCCCTGTCCCCGCAAGAACCTCTGGAGGTCGCGTTGTTGATCCGCCGCCGGCGTGCCGTCGCCGCAGCCGTCGTGTCCGCCCTCGCCGTACTCGCCCTGGCCGCCTGCGAGTCGGGGCAGGACAAGGGCGCTCCGGAGGGGAAGTCCTCGACGGGGACGGTGGTCGCGCCAGGGAAGCCGGGTGAACCGGCGAAGCGGATATCGCCCGAGGAGGCCGCGAAGCTGCTGCCGGACGAGACCCCGAACAGCGCGGACTTCACCTACGTCCAGATGATGGTCGTGCACCACCGGCAGGCGCTGACCATGACGGCGCTCGCCCCGCAGCGGGCGGCCTCCCCGCAGGTCAAGAAGGTGGCCGAGCGGATCGCAGCGGCGCAGAAGCCGGAGATCGACGCGATGGAAGGTTGGCTGAAAAACAACGGTGGCCCGCGCGAACAGGCCGGTCACGACCACCACTCGATGCCGGGGATGGCGACCGAGGCGCAGCTGAAGGAGCTCGGAGCCGCGAAGGGCGAGGCCTTCGACGAGCTGTTCCTGAAGCTGATGGTCACCCACCACGAGGGCGCGGTGACGATGGCGGCCGAGGTGCTGAGCGAGGGCAACAACGTGCTCGTGGAGGAGATGGCGAACGACGTGATCGCCCAGCAGACGGCGGAGATCGGACGCATGCGGGGGCTGTGAGGGGCCGGGGACTTCGTCACCGGTCGCCGGAGGCCGGGCCGTCCTCGGGGTCGCGGTCGGACTGGGCTCCGGCCGCGGCCAGGATCGCGGCGAGGAGGCCGGGGAAGAGCGCTTCGAGGTCGTCCTCGCGCAGCGCGTTGAGCTTGGCCGTGCCGCGGTACATCTGCTGGATGACGCCGCTTTCGCGCAGCACCCGGAAGTGGTGCGTCGTCGTGGACTTGGTGACCGGGAGGACGAAGTGCGAGCAGGCGAGTGCCGCGCGCTCGCTCGCCAGTTCCCGCACGATCCGCAGGCGTACCGGATCAGAGAGCGCGTGCAGCACCGCCTCGAGACGGATCTGGGCGCGCGTGGGGTGTTCGAGGGCGCGGGGGCTGGTGGCGGTCGTCATGACGGCGGCTCCACTTCATCCGGGATTCCGTCATTGTACGAGAACCCTCGTAGTTTGACAGACGCCGTACTACGAGAGCTATCGTACTAGCGTCCTTCGAGGCACCCCGAAACGGAGTCCTTCATGAGCGTCGCCCTGTTCGAGCCCTACACCCTGCGGTCGCTGACCGTGCCCAACCGGGTCTGGATGGCACCCATGTGCCAGTACTCCGCGGAGATGACCGGCCCGAACGCGGGGGTCGCCACGGACTGGCACTTCGCCCACTACGCCTCCCGGGCGACCGGCGGCACCGGCCTGATCCTGGTCGAGGCCACGGCGGTCTCCCCCGAGGGCCGGATCAGCCCCGCCGACCTCGGCCTCTGGAACGACACGCAGACGGAGGCGCTGCGCCGGATCGCGGGCTTCCTCAAGGACCACGGCACCGTGGCCGGCATCCAGATCGGCCACGCCGGCCGCAAGGCCTCCACCAAGCGCCCCTGGGAGGGCCGCGGACCCGTCCCCGAGGACGGCCCCGGCTGGCAGCCCGTCGCGCCGAGCCCGGTCGAGTTCGCCGAGGGCCACCCGGTGCCGACCGAGCTCACCGTGGAGCGCATCCACGAGATCACCGGGCAGTTCGCGGACGCCGCGCGCCGCGCCCTCGACGCCGGCTTCCAGGTCGTCGAGATCCACGGCGCCCACGGCTACCTCATCGGCGAGTTCCTCTCCCCGCACAGCAACCACCGCACCGACGCCTACGGCGGCTCCTTCGAGAACCGGACCCGCCTCGCCCTGGAGGTCGTCGACGCCGTGCGGGCCGTGTGGCCCGAGGAGCTGCCCGTCTTCTTCCGCGTCTCGGCCACCGACTGGCTCGCGGAGCGCGGCTGGACCGCCGACGAGACCGTACGGTTCGCCGCGCTGCTCCGTGAGCACGGCGTCGACCTCCTCGACGTGTCCAGCGGCGGCAACGGCGGACCGGCCGAGATCCCGGTCGGCCCCGGCTACCAGGTGCCCTTCGCCGCGCGCGTCAAGGCGGAGACCGGGCTGCCGGTCGCCGCCGTCGGTCTGATCACCGAGAGCGACCAGGCCGAGAAGATCGTCGCCAACGGCGAGGCCGACGCCGTGCTCCTGGGCCGCGAGCTGCTGCGCGACGCCTCCTGGGCCCGGCGCGCCGCCCGCGACCTGGGCGCGACGACCCACCCGGCTCCGCCGCCGTACGCCTGGGCGATCTGAGCCGGGAGCCCGGTGCGGGAGTGTCCGGGAGCCGTTGTCAGTGGCCGGGTGCAGACTGGCCCGTATCCGCGACAACGGCGTCCTGGAGGTGGCATCCATGCCCGACGTACTCCTCACCGTAGGCACCCGCAAGGGGCTCTTCATCGGCCGCAGGCACGACGGCCGATGGGAGTTCGACGATCCGGCCTTCCCCGCCCAGGCGGTCTACTCGGTCGCCATCGACACCCGCGGGCCGGTCCCGCGGCTGCTCGTGGGCGGGGACAGCGCCCACTGGGGCCCCTCCGTCTTCCACTCCGACGACCTCGGCAGGACCTGGACCGAACCGGCCCGCCCCGCCGTGAAGTTCCCCGAGGACACCGGCGCCTCCCTGGAGCGCGTCTGGCAGCTCCACCCGGCGCCCGGACACGCCCCCGGCGTGGTGTACGCGGGGACGGAGCCGGCCGCCCTGTTCCGGTCGGCGGACGGCGGGGAGTCCTTCGAGCTCGTCCGCCCGCTGTGGGAGCACCCGACCCGCTCCCAGTGGGTTCCGGGCGGGGGCGGCGAGGCCGTGCACACGGTCGTGACCGACCGCCGCGACCCCGACGCGCTCACGGTCGCGGTGTCCACCGCCGGGGTGTTCCGCTCGCGGGACGGCGGGGCGGCGTGGGAGCCCTCCAACAAGGGCGTGTCCGCGGTGTTCCTGCCGGACCAGCACCCGGAGTTCGGGCAGTGCGTGCACAAGATCGCCCAGGACGCGGGCGATCTCGACCGGCTCTACCTCCAGAACCACTGGGGTGTCTTCCGCAGCGACGACGCGGGCGCCAGCTGGACGGACATCGGCGCCGGGCTGCCCTCCGACTTCGGCTTCGCGGTCGCCGCGCACCCCCACCGGCCGGACACCGCGTATGTCTTCCCCATCACCGCCGACTCCGACCGGGTCCCGGCCGGCCGCCGGTGCCGGGTGTTCCGCACGACCGACGCCGGGGCCAGCTGGGAGCCGCTGAGCCGGGGACTGCCCGAGGGCGACCACTACGGCACGGTGCTGCGGGACGCGCTGTGCACGGACGACGCGGATCCGGCGGGCGTGTACTTCGGCAACCGCAACGGCGAGGTGTACGCCAGCGCGGACGACGGCGACAGCTGGCAGCTCCTCGCCGATCACCTGCCGGACGTGCTGTGCGTCCGGGCGGCGGTGGTCTGAGACACCGGCCGCACGGGGCCGTGCGGCCGGCGCCTGAGGTCAGGGACCGAGATGAGGGTCGGCCGGCCGGCGCTGGAAGTCAGGGACTCCGGCGCCCGCCTGAGGTCAGGGACCGCGGCGGGCGAGCCCCGGGTCAGGGCAGGCGCCAGTCAACCGGCTGGGCGCCCTGCTGCAGCAGGAGTTCGTTCGCGCGGCTGAAGGGACGGGAGCCGAAGAAGCCGCGGTCCGCCGACATCGGGGACGGGTGCGCGGACTCGATCGCGGGGAGTTTGCCGAGGAGCGGGCGGGCGTTGCGCGCGTCGCGGCCCCACAGGATCGACACCAGCGGCTTGCCGCGCGCGGCGAGCGCGCGGATCGCCTGCTCGGTGACCTCTTCCCAGCCCTTGCCGCGATGCGCGGCCGGCTTGCGCGGCGCCGTGGTCAGCGCCCTGTTGAGCAGGAGGACGCCCTGGCGGGTCCAGGGGGTCAGATCGCCGTTCGACGGCCGGGGCAGCCCGAGGTCGGTGTGCAGCTCCCGGAAGATGTTCTCCAGGCTGCCCGGCAGCGAGCGGACCTCGGGCGCGACCGCGAAGCTCAGGCCGATCGCCATCCCCGGCGTGGGATAAGGGTCCTGACCCACGATCAGGACCCGCACCTCGTCGAAGGGTTGCTGGAAGGCCCGCAGCACGTGCTGTCCGGCCGGCAGATAGGTCCGGCCCGCGGCGATCTCCGCGCGCAGGAAGTCGCCCATCTCCGCCACACGGCCCGCGACGGGGCTCAGGG is from Streptomyces venezuelae ATCC 10712 and encodes:
- a CDS encoding LVIVD repeat-containing protein, giving the protein MTSLRTPRTTSHTRDPRARLRRLGVASAAAGLLATLLVAGPATATPDPGDAPAQGKVSSEQAAEARSAIRSGEIPGVDEIVHSSNIEHLANIPKDALQSLNTDLAFQGKYAFAGNYDGFRIFDISNPKAPKTVAQVLCPGSQNDISVSGDLLFLSTDSSRSDNSCASTTQPASVKESWEGMKIFDISDVRNPKYVAAVETACGSHTHTLVPKKRDVYVYVSSYSPNAAFPDCQPPHDGISVIKVPRKSPEKAAVVSFPVLFPGEGPDGGGNPGGPTNPGVSKTTGCHDITVLPEKDLAAGACMGDGILFDIKDPEHPRVIDQVQDNVNFAFWHSATFNQKANKVVFTDELGGGGGATCNAEVGPNRGADGIYDIVGKGKKSKLVFRSYFKIPRHQADTENCVAHNGSLIPVKGKDLMVQAWYQGGVSVWDFTDSAKPKEIAYFERGPLSATTMATGGSWSAYYYNGYIYSNDIAKGFDVLKLSDRRTDPAKRIRMDELNVQTQPDYFDFDD
- a CDS encoding DUF305 domain-containing protein is translated as MLIRRRRAVAAAVVSALAVLALAACESGQDKGAPEGKSSTGTVVAPGKPGEPAKRISPEEAAKLLPDETPNSADFTYVQMMVVHHRQALTMTALAPQRAASPQVKKVAERIAAAQKPEIDAMEGWLKNNGGPREQAGHDHHSMPGMATEAQLKELGAAKGEAFDELFLKLMVTHHEGAVTMAAEVLSEGNNVLVEEMANDVIAQQTAEIGRMRGL
- a CDS encoding ArsR/SmtB family transcription factor, producing MTTATSPRALEHPTRAQIRLEAVLHALSDPVRLRIVRELASERAALACSHFVLPVTKSTTTHHFRVLRESGVIQQMYRGTAKLNALREDDLEALFPGLLAAILAAAGAQSDRDPEDGPASGDR
- a CDS encoding NADH:flavin oxidoreductase/NADH oxidase, translated to MSVALFEPYTLRSLTVPNRVWMAPMCQYSAEMTGPNAGVATDWHFAHYASRATGGTGLILVEATAVSPEGRISPADLGLWNDTQTEALRRIAGFLKDHGTVAGIQIGHAGRKASTKRPWEGRGPVPEDGPGWQPVAPSPVEFAEGHPVPTELTVERIHEITGQFADAARRALDAGFQVVEIHGAHGYLIGEFLSPHSNHRTDAYGGSFENRTRLALEVVDAVRAVWPEELPVFFRVSATDWLAERGWTADETVRFAALLREHGVDLLDVSSGGNGGPAEIPVGPGYQVPFAARVKAETGLPVAAVGLITESDQAEKIVANGEADAVLLGRELLRDASWARRAARDLGATTHPAPPPYAWAI
- a CDS encoding WD40/YVTN/BNR-like repeat-containing protein, giving the protein MPDVLLTVGTRKGLFIGRRHDGRWEFDDPAFPAQAVYSVAIDTRGPVPRLLVGGDSAHWGPSVFHSDDLGRTWTEPARPAVKFPEDTGASLERVWQLHPAPGHAPGVVYAGTEPAALFRSADGGESFELVRPLWEHPTRSQWVPGGGGEAVHTVVTDRRDPDALTVAVSTAGVFRSRDGGAAWEPSNKGVSAVFLPDQHPEFGQCVHKIAQDAGDLDRLYLQNHWGVFRSDDAGASWTDIGAGLPSDFGFAVAAHPHRPDTAYVFPITADSDRVPAGRRCRVFRTTDAGASWEPLSRGLPEGDHYGTVLRDALCTDDADPAGVYFGNRNGEVYASADDGDSWQLLADHLPDVLCVRAAVV
- a CDS encoding uracil-DNA glycosylase gives rise to the protein MTARPLNELVEPGWAEALSPVAGRVAEMGDFLRAEIAAGRTYLPAGQHVLRAFQQPFDEVRVLIVGQDPYPTPGMAIGLSFAVAPEVRSLPGSLENIFRELHTDLGLPRPSNGDLTPWTRQGVLLLNRALTTAPRKPAAHRGKGWEEVTEQAIRALAARGKPLVSILWGRDARNARPLLGKLPAIESAHPSPMSADRGFFGSRPFSRANELLLQQGAQPVDWRLP